The genome window AGGATGGCAGGTTCTTGGTTTGGAAAATCAGCAGACCGAGCGGGATGAAGAAAACCCTTATAGTCTGCCTCTGCTCGGCCGTGTTGCAGCAGGTTTCCCGATAATGCATTATGATAATATAGAAGGTTCCGTGGTGGTTGATCCCTCCATGATGCGGGAACGGAAAGACAGCTTTGCTCTTAAAGTTAAGGGCGATAGTATGATTAACGCCGGGATATTTGAAGGTGATATCGTTGTGGTTCACAAACAGCTCTTCGCCTCAAATGGTGATATCGTAGTAGCACAGATTGACGGTGAGGTGACCGTTAAAACCTATTTAAGAAAAAATAATCAGATCATACTGCTCCCCGCTAACGAGAAGTATGAACCGATTGTAATCGGTCAGAACAGTAATTTTACCCTGATTGGCAAGGTTACCGGCGTAACCCGGTGCCTGAATTAAGGAAGGAGAAGGCAATGAAGTCAATGATTTTTTCAGAAGCAATTGAGAAAAGGAGAAAAGTAAACTTCTTTTATGATGATCTGCTGATTGAAATTGAGCCATATTTTCTGGCAATGGACAAGTTTGGCCACAAAGTGGTGTATGGTAAAGTAACTGGCACGGATGCGGTTAGGAAGTTTGAATTTTTCAAAATCAGCAATCTGCGTGTTCTGCTCCAGGGTTTTGCTCCGGCACTGCCGCTCTACACCGGCACATATAATTGAAAAAGAGGTGTGACATGAATAATTCAAGAGACCGTTTCAGAGTTGTTTTTTCAGTACCAAAGAAGGACAGGATTGATGATCTTGCCTGGCATTTGATGACCAGAGGATACATTATTACCCAAAGAAAATTCGGCAGATACCTTTCCGATCCCCCGAAGGTTGCCGGTTATGATGTGGATCTGATCGGCAAAAAGGGAAAGGACTATTTGATTGGGCTGATTGTGGACTCGGATGATAACTTCACAAAAGAGTTTATCGAAAAAGTTGAGATACTTTGCGCCAGGAAGACAAAATACACCTATCGCCCGGTTCCGCTCTATCTTTCGGTTGCCACGGACCGGCTTAATGAACTGAGGAAAGCACTCTCAGCAATCAGCGAGGAATTACGGAAGAACATCAGAATCCACGTTTATACTTCCGCGCAGCTTCCGAGCCTGTTTTCAGAAGAAAGCCAGCGTTCCAAGGCATTCATCAACTAAACTTCACATACCCGGTCCGCCGGAATTCTCCACAACCGGCGGGCCTCTCCTCTTATCCCGAACCCCCGAAGGCCGTTTTTCGTCCGCAAAAGCGGTTTTTCAGGGGGCTTTTTTCCCTTCAAAAATTAGCCGAAGTTCCGTAATTTAAAAGTTTGATTAGAGTATTTTGGCAAAGTATCATCAGTCGGTTTCTAAAGCCAGTTAATGAAAAATAAGACAGAAGAACAACAGAAGTACGGGCTGCCTCGTGACGCGGTTATCCCGGAACATATAGCCATCATAATGGATGGAAACGGAAGATGGGCCAAAAGCAAAGGTCTTCCGAGAATCGCCGGTCACCATGCCGGGGTTGACTCAGTCAGGGAAATTGTTGAAGTGGCTGCTGAAATCGGGGTAAAATACCTTACTCTCTATACCTTTTCTACAGAAAACTGGAAGCGTCCGAAGGATGAAGTTTCTACACTTATGACCCTCCTTGTCCGGACTCTGAGAAAAGAAATAAATGAACTTCACAAGAATAATGTCCGTCTTAATACCATCGGAGATTTCAGCATGCTCCCTGAAAAGGTGCAGGAGGAATTCACTGATGCAATTGAGAGAACTGCCGGTAACAGCCGGTTAAATCTTAATCTCGCCCTCAGTTACAGCGGAAGATGGGAGATCATCGAAGCAGTAAGAAAAATTGCTGCTGATGCCGCGGCCGGTACTATCACACCGGCGCAGGTTAACGATCAGCTTTTTTCTTCTTATCTGACAACAAGCGGAATGCCTGATCCTGAACTTCTGATCCGCACCAGCGGTGAATTCAGGGTGAGCAATTTCCTCCTCTGGCAGATAGCGTATTCTGAGATATATATATGCAGCACCTACTGGCCTGAATTCAGAAAACAGAACCTGATAGAGGCCATTCTCGATTTCCAGAAGCGGGAAAGAAGGTTCGGCAAGGTAAGCGAGCAGTTACAGAATGAAACTAAAAGGAATTGAATGTTTTTAAACTTTTCTAAACGTGCAGTGTTTTTGATTGTGCTGCTGATGTTCAGTGCAGCGGAAACAAACGCTCAGAAAGTATATAAAATACTCGGCGTCTCTGTGCAGGGGAACAAAAGTGCCGACGCAAAAACCATTATTGCTAATACCGGACTCCGGGTCGGAGATGAAATCCGTATTCCGGGAGATCAGACTCTCAATGCAATCAAGCAGCTTTGGTCACTCAATATTTTCAGTGATGTGCAGATTATCATTGAGAAAGAAGTTGGTGACGGCGTTTTTCTGGTAGTCAAAGTTGATGAATATCCCCGTATCGAAAAAGTTGCTTTCGAGGGGTATGACCATTTTGATGAAGATGAACTTCAGACCAAAGTAACCTTCATCAGAGGCCAGATTCTTAAGCCGCAGGAAGTTGAACGCCTTAAACTCCGCCTCAATGCTTATTATGAAGAAGACGGATTTTTTAACGCCCAGTTCACCACCAAATATTACAGTTACTTCACTGCTGATACATCAAAAAACTATATTAATGTAGTCTGGCGCAACGATGCAGACCTCTCAGAAGAATATGTTGTTGAATATGAGAGAGATGACATAACGTACTCAAATCTTATTGAACGAATTAAAGACAGAAAACTGCTTATGGTTGTGGTTGATGAAAACAGCCGCAGCACCGTAAGAAAAATTCTGTTTGAAGGAAATGATTTTTTCGCGGACGATGATCTGAAAGCTGAACTTGAAGAAACCGTTGAAGCAAGATGGTGGAAGTTCTGGTCCCTTTCACGGTTTGACAAGAAAAAATATGAAGAGGATAAAACCAAAATTCTTCAGTTCTATCAGAGGAACGGATTCAGGGACGCTGAAGTACTGGGAGACAGTATTATCTATTCTGATGATAAAGAAGATGTTCAGATTATTATCCGGGTTTATGAAGGTCCCCAGTATAAAATCCGCAATATTACCTGGGAAGGCAATAAAATATATACCACTGAAACGCTTAATGAACGGCTCGCCTTTAAGCCGGGAGATATTTACGATCTCGAACGCTTTAACCAGAATCTTCGTCAGAATGAAAAGCAGAATGACATCGCCTCTCTCTATCTGGACAATGGTTACCTGACATTCAACCTGCGCACAACCGAAACAAAAATTGGCGCGGATTCCATAGATATTCTTATCCAGGTAAGTGAGCGCAATCAGTTTAAGATCGGCCGTGTTGACATAACCGGCAATGATAAGACAAAGGATAAAGTTATCCGCCGTGAATTATATACCGTACCCGGAGACTTTTTCAACCGCGCAATGATGCTCCGCAGCCTGCAGCAGCTTGCAAACCTGCAGTATTTTAATGTGGAAAAGATTTATCAGGAAGGTGTTGATTATAACCTGGCTAATGACAGCACGGTGAATGTTTCCTTTAAGGTTGAGGAAAAATCAAGCGATTATCTGAATGCATCGGTTGGTTACAGCGGCAGTTTCGGATTCAGCGGAGCGGTAGGAGTAACCCTTACGAACTTCTCTATTGCTGAACCTTTCAGTCTTGGCGGAGGACAGATCCTCAGCTTTAACTGGCAGTTTGGTGTGGGAAGCATATATCGTACATTCTCCCTTGGATTCACTGAACCATGGCTGATGGATTCACCTACGCTTATCGGGGCGGATATATTTGACACACGCCAGCAGTATATCTATGATCTGCGGCAGTCAGGTGCAACTGTGCGCCTCGGCAGACGCCTGAGATGGCCGGATGATTACTTCTATGCAAGCACATTCTTCCGCTTCCAGGGTAATAATGTTATAGATGGCGGAGGATATTACCGTATCGGTAAAACCAATCAGTTTACCCTTGGATTCGGATTGCAGCGTAAGAACGTAGATAATCCTATCTTTCCGTCGCTTGGTTCCTCCATGTCTCTGGATGCTGAAATTTCAGGCGGACCATTTCTGCCGGGAAGCGTTGATTTTTACAAAGTCAACTTTAAGCTTGAATGGTATAAGCGCCTCTTTAACTCAAACAAGTTTGCATTTTATACTGTTGCTGATTTAGGTTATCTGGAAGAAATTGTAGCAGGTACTCCTATTCAGCCGTTTGAATTTTTCTACATGGGAGGCAACGGGCTTGTAATTGCAACCGTGCCGCTCCGCGGATATGATGACCGGAGCATTGGTCCCAAAGATATTAACGGAAACGTAAGAGACGGCCGAGTCTATTCAAGATATACTGCTGAACTCCGTTTCGCTGTTGCTCTTGAACCGATTCCGCTCTATCTCCTCACCTTTGCCGAAGCGGGTAATGTGTATGAGGATATCAACAGCGCTGATATTTTTAATCTGAAGCGCTCTATCGGCTTCGGAGCCCGTCTGCTTATCAATCCGATTGGACTGATCGGTTTTGATATGGGTTATGGTTTTGACAGAAAAGCAATTGACGGTAAAGATCCGGCATGGCTTTTCCACTTCCAGTTTGGCAAAGCATTTTAATACAATAACAATAAGGAACTCATTCGTGAAAAACACAATTAAACTGGTTCTCCTGACTGTTCTGCTTTCCGCAGGATCATTGTTCGCACAGACCCAGAAAACAGGATATGTTGATTCTGAAGTAATCCTGAAACAGTTCTCTGAAGCTATTAAAGCTCAGGGTGAACTTGATGCAATTATCGAAAAGTGGAATGCTGAAATTGACAGCATGACCTATAATCTTCAGCAGGCATATCAGAACTATCAGAAGCAGTCCGGCAATATGAAAGAAGATAAAAAGCTTGAAGAACAGCAGAAACTGGTTCAGCAGCAGCAGATGATTGAGGAATACAGAAGATCAAAATTTGCACAGGGAACCGGAGAAATCTACAAAAAACAGGATGAGCTTCTGAAACCGGTGAAGGAAAAAATCTTTAAGGCAATCGAAGGTGTAGCAAAAGATGAAGGAATGCACTTTGTGTTTGACAAGACCGGTGAGATTCTGCTTCTTTATGCAGATTCCCAGTTCGATATTACCTATAAAGTACTCGACCGCCTTAAGAGAGGCAAATAAGTTTAACCATACAGGAATATTCCTATGAAAACTTTGTCATATATTACCGCGCTCCTGTTCGTGTGGACAGGACTTCTCTCAGCTCAGATTACCATCGGCTATGTTGATTCAGATACCGTTCTGGATAAACTCCCCGATGCGCAGGATGCCCGCCAGCAGCTTGATCAGATTATACAGGAATGGCAGGGGGAACTGCAAAAACTTGAACGGGAGTGGAAGACAAAGTATGAAGATTATGACAAGCGCCGCCTGATTCTTACTGATGACGCACGGATGCAGATTGAGGCGGAGCTTGTAAAAATGGAACAGAAGATTGTTGAATACCGCGAAAAGAAATTCGGTACCAACGGCGAACTTTTCACCAAACAGGATGAACTGATGAAACCGGTACAAAACAGGGTATTTAATGCAATCACCCAGGTCGCCAAAGAACTGGATCTGGATTTTGTATTTGACCGGAGCGGAGGTGTTCTGGTTCTCTATGCTAAAGAAGAGCATGACATTACCGCTAAAGTGCTGGAAAAATTAAAATAAGGAGTTGAAGTATGATCACCGCGGGCCAGGCTGCTGAACTAACCGGTGCGGTTATTACAGGTTCGGCTGAAACAGTAATTCACAGGCTTGCTAAAATTGAAGATGCCGGGAGCGGTGATCTCTCCTTTCTTGAAAGGGATATATACGCAAAGTACCATGAAACCACCGGTGCTTCTGTCCTTTTTGTTAAGCCCGGCTTTACAAAATCCCGTCCTGAAATAACCTATCTTGAGGTTAAAAATCCTTATCTTTCATTTGTAGCCGTCCTTAACCGGTTTTTTGCTCCGGAGTTTAAGCTGACAGGAATTTCTCCCTCCGCATATATTGATCCAACGGCGAAAATTGGTGCAAACTGTGCAATAGGCCAGAATGTAGTAATTGAAGCAAATTGTGTTATCGGAGATAACACAAAGATTTTTCACAATACGGTTATCAGCCGTGATACAAAAATCGGAAATAATGCTCTTATATTCCAAAATGTTTCTATACGGGAAGAATGCATCATAGGAAACAATGTCATTCTGCAGCCCGGAGTGGTGATCGGCGGAGACGGCTTCGGATTTGTTCCTGACAGCAAAGGCGTATATAATAAAGTCTGGCAAAAAGGTAATGTCATCATTGAAGATGATGTTGAAATTGGCGCGAATACCTGCATTGACCGTGCGGCAATGGGTTCAACCATAGTCCGCAAAGGAGTGAAAATGGATAACATGGTCCAGATTGCTCACGGTGCTGAAATTGGCGAAAACTCAGTCCTCTCCGCGTTGTCAGGTGTTGCCGGAAGTTCAATTCTCGGAAAGAATTGTATAGTGGCGGCACAGGTTGGTATAGCCGATCATCTGCGAGTAACCGATGGAGCTATTATCCTGGCTCAGTCGGGGGTATCAAGATCTATAGACAAACCGGGAATGTACTTTGGATATCCGGCCAAGGAGCATCGTCTGGCACAGAGACTCGAAGTACATACCAGAAATCTTCCTGAGTATGCTGACCGGATTAAAGCTCTTGAAAAGAAAATAGCAGAACTTGAAGAGAAACTGGGAAGCAAATAATTGCAAACCTGTCAGAAATAGTACCATAAAAATGAAAAAAGTAGTTAAGAAACTTACAAGAGAAGAAGCGGAGCAGGAAGAAATCAGATTCTACAAAAGTCTGACTCCTGAAGAGAGAGTATACATGGTTCAGGATTTACGGGAACAGTATATAAGAGAAAACAATTTAGAGGAAGAATATGTAATAGCAAAAAAGTGATTACGGAAATTGTACAGAGTAACTAAAAAACCAGGGAAGTTCTAACGAGTTTGATTGTACGCGGATCTTAAACAGATGCTGAAGCAGCGCGGATTTTAGCGGATCGGAAATCAAATTTACAATAAACAGTTTACACGGAGGAATAATAATGCAGTGACATTAAAAACTTTCCGCTATACTTCGGGGATTTTTATTCTTTCTGCTATCTGCTTTTATATTTTTACTCCAATGAAATTCAATCAATCCGGAACAGCGGCTTGAATTCCGGTTCAGTCATATCCTCAGTATAATATACTTTCTCTAAAAACAATCCTGATGGAGGTGCTGTATATGGAGCTACCACCTGGGCATCCCTGTTGGCCATCGCATCCTTAAGAAAAGTAACTCCCGCATTTCCTCTTCCCACTTCAACTGCAGCGCCGATAATCCTTCTGACCATTTTCCAGAGAAAGTGATCAGCTTTCAGCCGGATGATAATCATCTCTCCGAATTTACCTGTCTGAATATCCAGTATCTCCGCCCGTGAATCTTCTCCCTCGGTATCAACCTGCGAGAAGGCAAAAAAATCATGACGGCCCTTAAGAAAATTGAGTGATTCGGCAATCCTTTCGTGATTCAGCGGATCCTTCACCCACCAGATGTAATCCTTGTAAAAACCGCTCGGACGGGAAGAAATCTGATATATATAGCTGCGGGCTACGGCACTGTAACGGGCATGAAATTTAGGCGATACGGGTTCTATGGATCTCACCACAATATCAGCGGGAAGAAGATCATTCACTCTGAAAAGGAAATTTCTCATGTCAGGGCCTTTCAGAATTTCCAGATGTGCTATCTGCGCAAGAGCATGAACACCTGCGTCAGTGCGGCCTGAGCCCTGCATGTCAATCTTATCCTTCGGGAAGAGCTTGCGAAGCGCTTCAAATAATGTGCCTTGCACTGTTTTTACATCTTTTTGCACCTGCCATCCCTGATAGCGTGTCCCCTTATATTCTATGGTCAGTTTATATCTCATGGTAACTCAGAATTCAACAGATGCTGTTGCAGAGGCATCGGCAGTTTCATAAATACTGACTCCTATGCCGTTAATATTAGCAGGCAGTCCGGACTTTCTGAGTTCTTCGATAAAATAGAGAGCAAGATTTTCTGCAGTGGAGTGAAAAGGCACCACTTCATGTTTCGAATTGAGTTTTTTGAAGAACTGAATAACTTCGGTATCCGAGTCAGCAAGAATGAATGCATGATCAAGCCGGTTAAGCAGCGGCTGCATAACCTTATCAATATCATAAAAATCAATCAGGATGCCGTTTTCATCCGGAGTTCCTTCAAGTGTTATATATGCTTTGTATGAGTGACCGTGCAGGTTTTTGCATAAACCGGGATGAAACGGCAGCCGGTGCCCCATTTCCCAGTGATATTCTTTGGTGATTTTCATTATACTCCTTTGAGAGAGGGATCCCAGATATATTTATGCATCTGCAATTGAAATCTGACGGGAAGATTGTCCCGCAGAATCAGATCAACCAGTTCCTTTGGGGTAAAGGAAGAAAAGACGGTTGAAAAAAGCAGTCTGCACTTATCTGTAAGTTGGTGTTGCTGAATGGTTTCTTTTGCCCAGGTATAGTCCTCTTCAGAGCCTATGACAAACTTCAGTTCATCTGTCTGCTTCAGATATTTGAGATTCTCATACCTGTTCTTATGCATCATGCCGCTTGAAGGACATTTTAAGTCCATTATCACTGTGACACGGGGATCAATATCCTGAATAGGTAGACTACCTCCGGTTTCAATAAGCACAGTGTAACCTTCATCCGAGAGTTCTGTCATCAGCTGATGAACACGTTTCTGTACGAGCGGTTCGCCTCCGGTAATTTCAACAAGGCGGCAGTCATACTTTTTAATCTCATCTTTTATTTGCTGAAAGGTCATCTCTTTCCCTTCATAAAAAGCGTATTCCGTATCGCAGTAGGTACAGCGCAGGTTACACCAGGTCAGACGGATAAAGATGCAGGGAAATCCTGCATAGGTACTTTCCCCCTGAACTGAATAATAGATTTCGTTGATATTGAGTGAGTGCATAATAATTGGTTTTTCCGGTGCAAAGATACGGAAAAAGAGGATAAAGAGCCGGCAGAATGCCTGCAGACAATGATAATTACCCTGAGAGGATTTTCTTAAGTTTGGGCACCTGCCTGCCTCTCTACCAAATGCAGGCCCCAGATAACTGCCGCAAGTGACACAGTTATGAACAGGGGAATCAAGAAGGCAGACTCAGCGATGAAAGCAGTCATCCTCAAGTAATGGGGAAGTGCGCCCACAGCAATGGCAAGTCCGAATGCTATTGAAGCGGTCAGACCAGCACGGCCGGGGAGTCCTGAAGCAAGAATTCTTATGGCTGCCGGAGAGGAGGCCTGCAGAAAAAATATTCCGGCGTAAAGACTGATTC of Ignavibacteriales bacterium contains these proteins:
- the lexA gene encoding transcriptional repressor LexA, which codes for MKQEITLRQKEILGFIAEFGQENGYPPSLRDIANHFGIASTNGVSGHLEALVNKNFLSKESNSSRALAITDKGWQVLGLENQQTERDEENPYSLPLLGRVAAGFPIMHYDNIEGSVVVDPSMMRERKDSFALKVKGDSMINAGIFEGDIVVVHKQLFASNGDIVVAQIDGEVTVKTYLRKNNQIILLPANEKYEPIVIGQNSNFTLIGKVTGVTRCLN
- a CDS encoding isoprenyl transferase, which translates into the protein MKNKTEEQQKYGLPRDAVIPEHIAIIMDGNGRWAKSKGLPRIAGHHAGVDSVREIVEVAAEIGVKYLTLYTFSTENWKRPKDEVSTLMTLLVRTLRKEINELHKNNVRLNTIGDFSMLPEKVQEEFTDAIERTAGNSRLNLNLALSYSGRWEIIEAVRKIAADAAAGTITPAQVNDQLFSSYLTTSGMPDPELLIRTSGEFRVSNFLLWQIAYSEIYICSTYWPEFRKQNLIEAILDFQKRERRFGKVSEQLQNETKRN
- the bamA gene encoding outer membrane protein assembly factor BamA; this encodes MFLNFSKRAVFLIVLLMFSAAETNAQKVYKILGVSVQGNKSADAKTIIANTGLRVGDEIRIPGDQTLNAIKQLWSLNIFSDVQIIIEKEVGDGVFLVVKVDEYPRIEKVAFEGYDHFDEDELQTKVTFIRGQILKPQEVERLKLRLNAYYEEDGFFNAQFTTKYYSYFTADTSKNYINVVWRNDADLSEEYVVEYERDDITYSNLIERIKDRKLLMVVVDENSRSTVRKILFEGNDFFADDDLKAELEETVEARWWKFWSLSRFDKKKYEEDKTKILQFYQRNGFRDAEVLGDSIIYSDDKEDVQIIIRVYEGPQYKIRNITWEGNKIYTTETLNERLAFKPGDIYDLERFNQNLRQNEKQNDIASLYLDNGYLTFNLRTTETKIGADSIDILIQVSERNQFKIGRVDITGNDKTKDKVIRRELYTVPGDFFNRAMMLRSLQQLANLQYFNVEKIYQEGVDYNLANDSTVNVSFKVEEKSSDYLNASVGYSGSFGFSGAVGVTLTNFSIAEPFSLGGGQILSFNWQFGVGSIYRTFSLGFTEPWLMDSPTLIGADIFDTRQQYIYDLRQSGATVRLGRRLRWPDDYFYASTFFRFQGNNVIDGGGYYRIGKTNQFTLGFGLQRKNVDNPIFPSLGSSMSLDAEISGGPFLPGSVDFYKVNFKLEWYKRLFNSNKFAFYTVADLGYLEEIVAGTPIQPFEFFYMGGNGLVIATVPLRGYDDRSIGPKDINGNVRDGRVYSRYTAELRFAVALEPIPLYLLTFAEAGNVYEDINSADIFNLKRSIGFGARLLINPIGLIGFDMGYGFDRKAIDGKDPAWLFHFQFGKAF
- a CDS encoding OmpH family outer membrane protein, with translation MVLTEKQLTVKIRHGFSTSSLAKHFNTITIRNSFVKNTIKLVLLTVLLSAGSLFAQTQKTGYVDSEVILKQFSEAIKAQGELDAIIEKWNAEIDSMTYNLQQAYQNYQKQSGNMKEDKKLEEQQKLVQQQQMIEEYRRSKFAQGTGEIYKKQDELLKPVKEKIFKAIEGVAKDEGMHFVFDKTGEILLLYADSQFDITYKVLDRLKRGK
- a CDS encoding OmpH family outer membrane protein; the encoded protein is MKTLSYITALLFVWTGLLSAQITIGYVDSDTVLDKLPDAQDARQQLDQIIQEWQGELQKLEREWKTKYEDYDKRRLILTDDARMQIEAELVKMEQKIVEYREKKFGTNGELFTKQDELMKPVQNRVFNAITQVAKELDLDFVFDRSGGVLVLYAKEEHDITAKVLEKLK
- the lpxD gene encoding UDP-3-O-(3-hydroxymyristoyl)glucosamine N-acyltransferase, whose product is MITAGQAAELTGAVITGSAETVIHRLAKIEDAGSGDLSFLERDIYAKYHETTGASVLFVKPGFTKSRPEITYLEVKNPYLSFVAVLNRFFAPEFKLTGISPSAYIDPTAKIGANCAIGQNVVIEANCVIGDNTKIFHNTVISRDTKIGNNALIFQNVSIREECIIGNNVILQPGVVIGGDGFGFVPDSKGVYNKVWQKGNVIIEDDVEIGANTCIDRAAMGSTIVRKGVKMDNMVQIAHGAEIGENSVLSALSGVAGSSILGKNCIVAAQVGIADHLRVTDGAIILAQSGVSRSIDKPGMYFGYPAKEHRLAQRLEVHTRNLPEYADRIKALEKKIAELEEKLGSK
- the truA gene encoding tRNA pseudouridine(38-40) synthase TruA, which translates into the protein MRYKLTIEYKGTRYQGWQVQKDVKTVQGTLFEALRKLFPKDKIDMQGSGRTDAGVHALAQIAHLEILKGPDMRNFLFRVNDLLPADIVVRSIEPVSPKFHARYSAVARSYIYQISSRPSGFYKDYIWWVKDPLNHERIAESLNFLKGRHDFFAFSQVDTEGEDSRAEILDIQTGKFGEMIIIRLKADHFLWKMVRRIIGAAVEVGRGNAGVTFLKDAMANRDAQVVAPYTAPPSGLFLEKVYYTEDMTEPEFKPLFRID
- a CDS encoding 6-carboxytetrahydropterin synthase — translated: MKITKEYHWEMGHRLPFHPGLCKNLHGHSYKAYITLEGTPDENGILIDFYDIDKVMQPLLNRLDHAFILADSDTEVIQFFKKLNSKHEVVPFHSTAENLALYFIEELRKSGLPANINGIGVSIYETADASATASVEF
- a CDS encoding radical SAM protein; translation: MHSLNINEIYYSVQGESTYAGFPCIFIRLTWCNLRCTYCDTEYAFYEGKEMTFQQIKDEIKKYDCRLVEITGGEPLVQKRVHQLMTELSDEGYTVLIETGGSLPIQDIDPRVTVIMDLKCPSSGMMHKNRYENLKYLKQTDELKFVIGSEEDYTWAKETIQQHQLTDKCRLLFSTVFSSFTPKELVDLILRDNLPVRFQLQMHKYIWDPSLKGV